A genomic window from Gossypium hirsutum isolate 1008001.06 chromosome D10, Gossypium_hirsutum_v2.1, whole genome shotgun sequence includes:
- the LOC107930678 gene encoding putative cyclin-dependent serine/threonine-protein kinase DDB_G0272797/DDB_G0274007 gives MNRLSQGLPLMGAHQGNQVEDYREGRTSHDNSNKSQQQHRPPRESYQSSVDLQQQHRPPRETYKSSDHIQQQHPPPQDIYQSSDHLQQQHRPPRETYKSSDHIQQQHQPPRESYQSSDHLHQQQRQPPRESYQSSDHLHQQQSQPPPESYQSSDHFQQQQYHPRESYQDSEHLQQRHRPPRESYQCSNHLQQQLQPSESYHQSFNHLQQQQHQPRESYQSSDHLPPRESYQNSDHLQQQQAPVIKGYATKDDSSSLINKVASDHQLPSVIDPSKHVHRPSGYQSSHSPTPRVKPPSTHDPNSILMNPKPRSLLYHEEYAMTHGNTADDSAEAENKNVKVKRTHTNKPQSSSCCQ, from the coding sequence ATGAATCGGCTTTCTCAAGGCTTGCCTTTAATGGGTGCTCATCAAGGGAACCAGGTTGAAGATTACAGAGAGGGACGAACGAGCCACGACAACTCCAACAAGAGCCAGCAGCAGCATCGACCTCCTCGAGAAAGTTATCAGAGCTCTGTTGATCTTCAACAACAGCATCGGCCTCCTCGGGAAACTTATAAGAGTTCCGATCATATTCAACAACAGCATCCACCTCCTCAAGATATTTATCAAAGTTCCGATCATCTTCAACAACAGCATCGGCCTCCTCGGGAAACTTATAAGAGCTCAGATCATATTCAACAACAGCATCAGCCTCCTCGGGAGAGTTATCAGAGTTCCGATCATCTTCATCAACAACAGCGTCAGCCTCCTCGGGAAAGTTATCAGAGTTCCGATCATCTTCATCAACAACAGAGTCAGCCTCCTCCGGAAAGTTATCAGAGTTCCGATCATTTTCAACAACAGCAATATCACCCTCGAGAAAGTTATCAGGATTCGGAACATCTTCAACAACGGCATCGGCCACCTCGAGAAAGTTATCAGTGTTCCAATCATCTTCAACAACAGCTACAGCCTTCGGAAAGTTATCATCAGAGTTTCAATCATCTTCAACAGCAGCAGCATCAGCCTCGGGAAAGTTATCAGAGCTCCGATCATCTTCCTCCTCGAGAAAGTTATCAAAATTCCGATCATCTTCAGCAACAGCAGGCTCCAGTTATCAAAGGATATGCAACAAAAGATGATTCTTCTTCTTTGATTAACAAAGTTGCCTCTGATCATCAGTTGCCTTCAGTTATCGATCCTTCAAAACATGTTCATCGTCCTAGTGGTTATCAGAGTTCCCATTCTCCGACACCTCGGGTTAAGCCTCCTTCCACCCATGACCCGAATTCCATTCTCATGAACCCTAAACCTCGTAGTCTGCTGTATCATGAAGAGTATGCAATGACCCATGGAAATACAGCAGATGATTCAGCCGAAGCGGAGAACAAAAATGTTAAAGTAAAGAGAACCCATACTAATAAACCACAGTCTTCATCCTGTTGCCAGTGA